The DNA sequence GGAAGGATTCGCGGCGGGCAACTGCATACCTTCGAAGGCAAGGTAGCGATCGATGACCTGCTCGGCACCTACCCAGGCATTGAGCTGGAGGACAGTTCCGTACTGGAGCGCATGGCGCGAAACCGGAAATTTGCCGTCTACAAGCAACCCGACGTCAGCTTTCACAAGCGCAATCTCGTCGAGGAAATCGGCCAACTTCGTCTCGAGGTGGAGCATTCACGCGCGGAACTCGAGCACTACAAATCCCTCGTGGCCTCGATGAAGGAACGCCTGGAGTCGATTCAGCGCAGTTCCGATTGCACGCGCGAACAAAAGCTGGTGCTCCAGGCGCTGGTCAGCTGGATGATCGCCAACACCCAACGCCGCGTGTAGCACCTTCACCGGGCCCGGCTGGTAGTAATCGTTGCACCGGCGCCCATCCCTGGCACAACCGCCGCACTCGGATCCTGACGCCGTCATCGCTCTTACCCACCGCACCGGTATCGCACCCACTTCCCTGACGCAAAGATGTGCCTGATCGTCCTTGCATGGAACACCGTCCCCGGTTACCGGCTCGCGCTGGCGGCAAACCGGGACGAGTACGTCTCCCGTCCGACCTCGCGGCTCGACTTCCATGCGGACGCCCCACACGTCCTGGCTGGCCGTGACCTCGAGAAAGGGGGTACCTGGCTCGGCGTCACGCGTCGCGGGCGTTTCGCCGCGGTCACGAATTTCCGGGGGGCCGCGCCGGTGCCCCCCGATGCCCGTTCACGAGGTCTCGTGGTGTCGGAATACCTCGAATCGCGTGATCCACCGCAAAAGTTCCTGGATCGGCTTCGACTCCAGAGGTCCCACTACCGTGGATTCAGTCTTCTAGCTGGTGACACTCGCGAACTGTGGAATTACCACAGCCCAAAGGACCAATTGCACCGCCTGGAGGCAGGCATTTACGGTCTGAGCAATCGGGAACTCGACTCACCCTGGCCCAAGGTGCTCAAGGCCAAGGCCGCGCTGAGCAAGCTGATCGACACGAACTCGATCAGTGCTGAAACCGTCTTCGAACTGCTGGGCGACCGTTCGCGCCCGCCTGACGCGGACCTTCCGGATACCGGTGTCGGTCTGCAAGTCGAACGCCGGCTCGGTTCCATCTTCATCGATACCGCTGGATACGGGACCCGCAGTTCCACGTATCTGACGCTGCGCGATGACGGCGAAGTTACCATGACGGAACGGACGCACAAACCAGCGGCCCGCCCCGATCGCCATTTCGTCTTCCGGATCGACGTCGGGAGATGAGGCGAATTCTGTCAAATGACAGTCCATCCTGCTTGTCTTTGTCGCCCGTCCTCTGTGTTGTGACAACAGTGACATGGCTCGACTTTGCGCCTGTTATCACGCCGTAAAGGCGAACGAAAATCCGACGTGTTCCGGTGGATTCTTTAGCGCCAATCGCCTAAATTCGCTCTACATTGCCAAGGGTTCGTTCCGCACGGGTTCACCGCCACCATGGCCAGTTACCAAAAGTCCGAGATTCCGGTTCGCGTCGAACCGATTACGCCCGAGACCAAGTGCGGCTACTGCACGAACTCCAAGTGCTGCACCTATGTCACCCAGCAGATCGACTCACCGAGGAGCAAGAGCGATTTCGACCATCTGCTCTGGCAGGTGTCCCACGAGAACGTCAAGGCCTACAAGGATTCGGACGGCTGGTACCTGCTCCTGGATTCACGCTGCAATCACCTGCAACCCAACGGCTTTTGCGGGATCTACGAGCAGCGTCCCACGATCTGCAGGGAACACTCCAATGACTACTGCGAGTTCGACGCCCCGGCCGAAGACGGGTTTGACTTCTACTTCGAGGACTACGAGTCGCTGCTGCGCTACTGCAGGAAGCGCTTCAAGCGGTGGGACAAGAGATAGTTCGGCTCAATCCGGCAGAATCTCGCTGAAGTCCGCGATCGCGGGAAACTCTCTTGTGTCTTTCTCGCCGAGCGTGGTGTCGGGCCGCTTCACTGCGATCGTCCAGGCAATGCCACTGCGGGCGGCCGCACGCAGTACCGAGAGATTGTCATCCACCAGCAGGGCGCGCTCGGGATTGAAAGGCTGGTAATTGCGCAGCAACGGCCAGAACGCGGCGCTTTCCTTGGGTTCGCCCAGATCGTGCGAGACGATCAGGCGGTCGAAATACCGGCCCAGTTCGGTTTTTCGCAGTTTGAGCTCCACGCTGCGCCCGTGGGCGTTGGTCAGCAATATCAGGTTTCGACCACTCTCCCGAACCGAGGCCAGAAATCGTTCCGCGTGTGGATGTACCGCGATCTTGTGCGAGACCTCGTTCTTGAGCGCGGTGATGTCGAGATCCAGTTCCATGCTCCAGTAGTCGATGCAATACCATTGCAGCGTACCCTCCACAGAACGGTATTTGCTCAGCAAGGCGTCACGCGCGTCTCCCGGGTTCAGGCCGTGCTTTTCACCGTAGCGAAGGGGAACATGCTCAAGCCAGAAGTAGTTGTCGAAATGCAGGTCGAGCAGGGTACCGTCCATATCGAGAAACACCGTTTCTATTTTTTTCCAGTCCAGCATTGTCCCGGGATCCGGTCGTCTTACATCGGGGTCCAGCACACCGCTACGCGGAACCGTCGCCCGCCGGCAGGTGCATCGTTGCAAGAGTCTACCAAGTAGAGCGGCTCCAGGTGGTAGCGGCGCCGGCCACGGTTGCGGGATGAGGCGATGGGCCGCAGAATCCCCCTTCATCCGGAATGAAAACAGGAATCAGGAAGCGTGCACAGAAACCCGGGGAATCGAACACATCTTTTCGTAGTAAACCGAGTACTGGCGCGCCTGCTCGGCGCGGCGATTCTCGTATCCCTCACCGCATCCGGAAGCGCCGAAGAACCGGAGTGGCCGGATGACGAGTCCGGCCTCGATGTCCGTGCGGTCAACGAAGGGGAACTACGGTTTCTCGACAAGCCGCCGGGCAAACCGGTTCATCGCCATCACAATCGCATGGACATCCTGCCCTCGAGCCTCGCCGATGGCTGGGTGAATCTGAATCAATGCCACGCTCACCTCGATCCCGTCCCCGACACCCAGATTGTCTATCACCCCGATCGCATCCGCGGACTCAGGATCGTTTCCGTCTCAGGTATCGGGACCGCCCGGGTCGAGGGTCACTCGGTACAGATGAAGGACATCCGGCGCGACGCGAAAATCTGCATCAATGCCGAGA is a window from the Gammaproteobacteria bacterium genome containing:
- a CDS encoding DUF3450 domain-containing protein, encoding MTQHLSVSRAARLAGVSRSEIQGRIRGGQLHTFEGKVAIDDLLGTYPGIELEDSSVLERMARNRKFAVYKQPDVSFHKRNLVEEIGQLRLEVEHSRAELEHYKSLVASMKERLESIQRSSDCTREQKLVLQALVSWMIANTQRRV
- a CDS encoding NRDE family protein, with product MCLIVLAWNTVPGYRLALAANRDEYVSRPTSRLDFHADAPHVLAGRDLEKGGTWLGVTRRGRFAAVTNFRGAAPVPPDARSRGLVVSEYLESRDPPQKFLDRLRLQRSHYRGFSLLAGDTRELWNYHSPKDQLHRLEAGIYGLSNRELDSPWPKVLKAKAALSKLIDTNSISAETVFELLGDRSRPPDADLPDTGVGLQVERRLGSIFIDTAGYGTRSSTYLTLRDDGEVTMTERTHKPAARPDRHFVFRIDVGR
- a CDS encoding YkgJ family cysteine cluster protein, with product MASYQKSEIPVRVEPITPETKCGYCTNSKCCTYVTQQIDSPRSKSDFDHLLWQVSHENVKAYKDSDGWYLLLDSRCNHLQPNGFCGIYEQRPTICREHSNDYCEFDAPAEDGFDFYFEDYESLLRYCRKRFKRWDKR
- the yrfG gene encoding GMP/IMP nucleotidase → MLDWKKIETVFLDMDGTLLDLHFDNYFWLEHVPLRYGEKHGLNPGDARDALLSKYRSVEGTLQWYCIDYWSMELDLDITALKNEVSHKIAVHPHAERFLASVRESGRNLILLTNAHGRSVELKLRKTELGRYFDRLIVSHDLGEPKESAAFWPLLRNYQPFNPERALLVDDNLSVLRAAARSGIAWTIAVKRPDTTLGEKDTREFPAIADFSEILPD